A segment of the Desulfovibrio oxyclinae DSM 11498 genome:
ACGGCCAACAGTCCGTATTTACACGGATTGAAGCACAAGAGCAAGCAGGGCCTCATCGCTCGTAAGCCTCTTCCCCCAGTTCGTCCTTGATTTGGCTGGCCAACGCAAGTTGCTCCTGCCTCGTTTCGACCTCGCCGTCGATCTTGGCGTTGCGGACTCTCTCCAGTATTTTGCCCATGGCAGGCCCGGACGGAAGCCCCATATCCAGCAGATCCTGACCGCTGATGTCGGTCTCAAGGTTACGCAGCCGCGCAAGGTACTGAGAGATGTTGCGGCGTATGTATTCCTTCCTGCTCTTGGCCATGAGAAAAAGGATGCCTTCGACCGGCATGGGATCGAGCACGGCAAACAGCTCGCTCAACGCGGACTTGCCTTCCTTCCAACCCATGAGGGTCATGAACGCGGACCCGATCATGTCTCGAAGTCCGAGGACATCGCGCATCTCCCTTGGGGAAAAAAAGAGCCGTTCGCAGATTTCGCGGGCTTCTTCCTTCTTGGTCCCCTGTGTGAGACCAAGGAAAAACAGCGTCCATGCATCGGCAGGCTGATCAAGATACAGCAGGCTGTACCAGACGTGAACCCGTTCAAGCTCTTCAAGCACGCGCTGACGCTCCTGATTCAGCTTGAGCAGGGGGTGAATGGCTTCGAGAATGTTCAGTTCCTCCAGACGCTCGAAGCACGCCGTGGGATTCTGCTCCTGCGAGATAAGTTGCAATTCGTGGCAGATGCGGCTTCCGGAGAGACGGTCGAACAGCTCCAGCTGCAGGGCGTTCTTGATCAGACGCATGGTCTGCCCGCCGATCTCGAAGTCGTAGCGGCGCTCGAACCGTACGGCGCGCAAAATGCGTGTGGGATCCTCCACGAAACTGAGCGAGTGCAGCACGCGCACCCGACGGTTGCGAATGTCCCTTTCCGCACCGAAAAAGTCCACGATATTGCCGAACCGGTCCGGATTCAACCGCAGGGCAAGGGCATTGATGGTGAAGTCGCGCCGAAACAGGTCCATCTTGATGGAAGAAAGCTCCACCGTGGGCAGGGCGGCGGGGTATTGGTAATACTCCAGACGGGCCGTGGCCACGTCGATGCGCTTGTCATATTCAAGCAGGACAACTGCGGTCTTGAATTTCTTGTGCGACTTGACGCGCCCGCCGAGCTCCCTGGCGAGACTTCTCGCGTAGGCGATGCCGTCGCCCTCCACCACAAGGTCGAGATCCTGATTGGTGCGTTCCAGCAGGATATCGCGCACGAACCCGCCTACGGCATAGACTTCGTAGCCTTCGGCCGCGGCGAGCTCTCCGGCCTGCGTGAGCAGCTGGATCATGGACTTGTCGAGTCTGTGCCGCATGTAGGAAGAGATGTTGCGCTCGCGACTGCGTTCCGGATGAAGCGATTCGGGAATTCTGGCCGGCTCTTCCACCAGCAGGTTCACAAGGTCGGTACGGGTGATGACGCCGACGAGACTGCC
Coding sequences within it:
- a CDS encoding CBS domain-containing protein, which produces MNKKASKIQARTVITAHANADFDALAGIIAASKLYPDAVLIFPGSQEKNLRNFYIQSTTYLFNFKAFKDIDPDSVELLVVVDTRQRSRLAHVKPLLEKPDIKIHTFDHHPDSDEDLKADQEVLLPWGSSAAILVSEMKKRGVEVGPEEATIIGLGIYEDTGGFSFSTTTPHDFEAGAWLCERGMDLQVISDILSRELSAEQISILGDLLNHATTHDIHGVEVVVTEVSTDTFVPDFAFLIXKMMDVEDIQVLFALGRMGDRIHLVARSRTPEVNVGLICSSLGGGGHAQAASATIKDKTLAEVRDDLFALFYSQIDPRVVIGNIISAPPVVIEDDKNIDKAVELMIRFGLKGVPVVKAGTMECVGLIEQKIMDKASSHKLGHLSVREYMASRFETVSQDVDLYTVMEIILGKRQRMLPVVEDGSLVGVITRTDLVNLLVEEPARIPESLHPERSRERNISSYMRHRLDKSMIQLLTQAGELAAAEGYEVYAVGGFVRDILLERTNQDLDLVVEGDGIAYARSLARELGGRVKSHKKFKTAVVLLEYDKRIDVATARLEYYQYPAALPTVELSSIKMDLFRRDFTINALALRLNPDRFGNIVDFFGAERDIRNRRVRVLHSLSFVEDPTRILRAVRFERRYDFEIGGQTMRLIKNALQLELFDRLSGSRICHELQLISQEQNPTACFERLEELNILEAIHPLLKLNQERQRVLEELERVHVWYSLLYLDQPADAWTLFFLGLTQGTKKEEAREICERLFFSPREMRDVLGLRDMIGSAFMTLMGWKEGKSALSELFAVLDPMPVEGILFLMAKSRKEYIRRNISQYLARLRNLETDISGQDLLDMGLPSGPAMGKILERVRNAKIDGEVETRQEQLALASQIKDELGEEAYER